CGCAACCACACGCCAGGCTGCTGACTCAAGGAGCGGATTCGATTGGGTGTTCGCGCTCAGGGCCACACGAAGGCCGATTTCCGTGGCCATTACGGGATTAGACGCGTTCTCCGCCAAAATCAAATGAACAGGGGACCATGCGTAGGTAGGCAAAGCCCACAAGAGGCAGATCAGAACAATAAACCGTTTCGTCGCCATGCGAGCCCCAGAAAAATCATATGTGTATCGATGGACGCCTCAGTGAACGACCAGTGATGCCGATAGAGGGCGTTGAGCCAAGGCGAGTGACCCGCATCGGCGTCCCAAAGAGGAAAGTCGAGGCCCGCTCCAAGAGTCAGCGCCGGTCCAATCCCGGAGGACTGAAAATCAACGCCCGCCCCAAGCTCCAGATAGAACGACGAGACCACGTAAGAGAGCCAGGAGTTACCCAGCAGAAACATATAGAGCGGGTGGGCCCCAAAGCCGTAATGAAGGCCATTCCGCGTCTCATCAAAATCGTCGTAACGCCACGAAACACGACTATCCAGAAGCAACATGGGAAACGAGTGCCTGAAACCTAAATCGAACCCGAGCGAATTGGCATCGTCGAAGTTTTGAGCTCCTCGAACGCTCACTTCAACAAAGGATCCGTTGAAGTAAGGTGAGTAGTTTCTTGAATCTTCGGCAAAGGCATCGAGCGCCACCAAAGATAGCCAAATCCCAATCATAAATTGGAGGGTCACACGCATAAAATCTCACATTTAACCTGCTGCAACCATCATGCATTACACCTGCAAACTCAACAGGGATTCTGAAATATTCCGGGACCGCGAACTCATACTTGCGCACGGGTGCCTAAGACATTACTATCCCGCGCCAGTGTTGATTTTGGACTAAAAGGTACCTCGTTATGTTTACACGCACGCAAAGACTCACAGCCATCGTTGCTTTGGCGGCATTTACACAAACCGCCTGTTACAACACCTACTTCATCACGAAGAGCGAGCTCGAAAAGCTTGAGTCGAGTGTTGAGCCCAAAGAAACCGTGGAAGTCTTTGGCGACTGTCCTGGTGTTGCTGTGCTTGACTCTGAACGCCCAGCCTTTGCCCAGGCAGAAGGGGAAGCGCCCGCAGAAGCTGGTGCAGACGCACAAGCTGAAGTCGCTACCGACGCGCCAGCCGATGCCCAAGAGGCCGTGGCCGAAGAGATGGAAACCGCTGGAGAAGCTCCTTCGAGTTACGATGGATGCACCACAGTTCAGGTCTCGACCGCAAACGCGCTTTTCATCAAGACCAACGACGGTCGCATGAACCGCGTGACCCCGTTCAACTTCATCATGAGCCAAGGTCAGATCGTCTCTCCAGAATACGATCTACTCGAGCGACTCGATGACGTAGAAGGCGCTGAAGTCGACCAGTTCTCGACTTGGAAGACCGTCGGCACCATCGCAGGTGTCAGCATCCTCGCCATCGGGACATTCGTTGGCATCAGTCTAATCGCGCCAGAAAGTGACGGATTCTCTCGCTGAGAATCCCTTTTTTGGGCCGAATGAATCGTTGATTATCCAGTGGGGCACTGTTAGAATCCACAAGTTCCTAAATGGATTACTATGCGGTGCTCTGAATGAATTACTTCAAGCTCATACTACTCATTCTTTCGCTCGCCCTTGCAGCTTGCGGCGATAGCGAAGTCAATACCAACGCATCCGGTGAGGCTGGGCCAAACGGGCCGAGCTTTAGCGACGAATTTTTCATGGTGCCGGCGGGACCCACATCGGTACAAGCCAACGTCACCGAATCCGTGCCTCTTGGCGTTCTTCTTTACAGCAAGAAGACCGGAGAGCCCGCTGCGGGTCAAAACATCTCCTACGAAATCATCGGTGAGGCAGGGCAGGCTTCACTGAGTGCGCGTAATGGCTCGACCGTCGAAGACGGCTCAGCTTCCGTCAGCTTGCGAGTTGGCTCGGAGATGAATACCATTCAAGTTCGCGCCGATCACCCAAGTGCCAACGCCATTGACTTCCAAGTCAGCGTTGAGGCCCTCGCCGTAGGCTCGCTCAAGGTCAACCTCGTCAACACAGCTCCCTCGATCATGGACCTCTACGACATCGAAGTACGGGTCTACAAAGAATCGGAATACAGCTGCGACGAGTTCCGCCCGTTCCTTCCGCAGCCACAGGCACTTTACGAAGAGATCGCACCTACCACAGCGACCGCTCCTGTATTCGACAACCTCGGCACGTCCCAAGAGTTCATCATTACCGCTGTAGCCAGAGGCGACCGTTCGCAAGTCGCCGCGGGTGCTTGTCAGGACAACATCAACATCTCGGCCGATTCGATCAACGAATATGAACTGCTCCTGCAACTCATTCCGCTCAGCCCCGTTGGCACCTACGATGTGGAGAGTTTCTGGGACTTCACACAGGCCCTGGAAGACTCGGGTTCCATTGGTGCCACGATTGTTCGAGTTCTGAACATCTTCGAAAACCCAGGGCGCGCGATCTATGACGAGATCATCAATCTCGTCGAACTCCTCGTTGGCGGCATCATTTCGGCCGGTATTGACCTTTTCCTCTCGGCGACCGGTCTCGATGACTCGTTCGCCAACATGATCAACAACTTTATCGCCGAGAATGAGGCTTTGTCGAAAATCTTCCGCGCCGGTAACGATTTGCGTGAGGTGGTCTCAAATCTTCAGATCCACAGTCAACTCACGATCGGTAAACTCGATTCAAATTACGAGTTCCGTGGCCGCGACAACTGGACCGGTATCACGCTCTACTGGCGCTGGAACTGCGATGAAAACGCTCCGGCTGACTGCGGCGCGATTCCCCTGGTTGCCGACGCCAACGGCGAAATTGCCGACCTCGGCGTACTTAGCTCAGAATGGTCGGGGCGTGTAGTGGCCTACAACCAGCTCCAAATCGATTCTCACACTGTGAGTCTTCGCTACGGGCGGTTGATTCTATACATCCTCAACGAATTCCTCCTCCCTGAACTCACCAATGGGAATGCCAACTCCTTGACCGATGCCTTCGCGTATTGGATCGGATGTCCAGACTTGGCCACGAACATCACGGGCTCGGATGGAGAGGTTTGTGCCTTTGGCGCGTGTCTAACGGATACACAGATTGAAGGCTTCTGCTCCTCAGCAGTGAGCACACTCTTTGGTTTCGCCGACCTCGCCATTCAAAATCTGGAGTTCGATATCGGCTTGAGGCTTGGCGGAGAAGGCACCCTTGTTGAGTTGGATTCAGACGGTTTTGCGGACTTAATCGAAGAAGGCGAGTTCAGTGGATACATCCAAAACAGTGAGGGGGGGCAATCTTCGCCTTTCACTGCCGACTTCGAGGGTGTACGAGTCGGATTCGACACTCAAAATCTCTAATCCGTATTTTGACGGTTTCGGTTTTTTAAGTCATCAATCATAGACTATGATGGGCATTGGATTGAGATTCAGGAATTCTAGATGAAGCTTGTTTGCGCTGGAATGACCGACGTGGGTACGACCCGCGAGCACAATGAAGACGATTTCTACCTCTCGGAAGGGGAAGAAGCACTCTGTGTGGTTGCTGATGGGATGGGAGGGCATAGGTCGGGCGAAGTCGCCAGTGCTATGGCTATCAAGGCCATCGTCGAGTTTTACCGTGAGACGACGGTAGACGGTAAAGGAGATGCCCGCCTCAATGACGGCGAGGATGAACGCTCACTGGACGAGTATCGTCTGGTTAAGGCGATTCGGCAGGCCAATAAGGCCGTCTTCCAAGCCGCCTCAGAAAGCGAGTTGTATCGCGGAATGGGAACTACGGTAGTAAGCAGCTATTTCATCGAGGGTGGCGTCTATTTCGCCCATATCGGCGATTCTCGAGCCTATCGCTATAGAAACGGTAAACTCGAGCAACAGACCGAAGATCACTCCCTTGCGAACGAATACGTGCGCATGGGAATTCTGAAAGCCGATGACGTCGAGCATTTCCCTTATAAAAACGTGATTACCCGAGCGTGTGGCCTCACTGATGAAGTGGAGGTCGACGTTGTTTTCAGAGAAGTCGAGCCTGGTGATCTCTATCTACTTTGCTCAGACGGGCTCACAGATATGATCACAGACTCGGCTCTTCAAGAAATGCTCAAAGATCATTCCGACCTTGAGAAACTCGCCAAAATACTGGTGGATCAGGCCAATGAGAACGGTGGTGCGGATAATATCACCTTGATTCTCGCCAAGGTCGAAGAATAATTTTTAACTAATTTCGCAACACATGCGCAAATCGTCCGAAAATAACTTCTGACAAAGGAGTTATTTATGGAAACGATCAACGTATGGGATTGGTTACTCTGGAAACACAAGAAGTGGGATGGCGCAGCGGACGCTGAAGAACGAGCGCGAGAGCTCGGGCTTTGCCCTGATGAGCTTGAAGAAGAACTCGAAAAGCTTCCTTCGGATGCGCGCATCGTCTCTTCGGATGGTCCGGAGTATCCAGATTCTCTAAGAGATCTCACGAACCCACCCCGATACATCTATGTTCGCGGGCAGATCCCTCCAGCCAACGCTCTCGCGTTCATTGGCACACGACGAGCCACGCGTTGGGACGAGGAGCTCATCCGGGGCTTTGTGGGCGAGCTCGTCGCTCGGGGCCACCACGTACTAAGCGGAGGGGCCTTTGGCGTGGACATCTGGTCTCATCAAGCGGCACTCCAAGCCGGCTCACCAACGACCATCGTGGTGCCGGGAGGGCTCGATCACATGAGTCCAAAGAGACATCTCCCAGAATTCGAGGCCGCCCTTGAAGGAGGAGGGGGCATTTTGAGTCTCCAGCCACTCGGCACCCAACCATTCAAAAGCTTGTATGCGCCAAGAAACGCGCTGCTCGCGGCACTTTCAAGCGGTGTAGTGGTTCTGCGCTCCGGCGAGACCGGCGGAACAATGATCACAGTCGAAATCGCCAAACGTATTGGACGCCCAGTCTATGCGCTCCCCGGCGACCCCCGCGACGATACGTGCCGCGGATGCCTCAAATTGGTTAAGACCGGGGCGGCGCAGCTCATCTGGGAGCCTGCGCACCTCAGTGCCCATGAACCAAGTAGTACCAAGGGTTCGTTGATTGACTTGCTCAGAACGACAGAGTCACTACACACGGCGTTCGAACAAAGTACTTTAGAATGGCACCAGTTCGAAGAGCAGGTGTTTGAGCTCGAAATTCGAGGCCAAATCAAACGACTGGGTGATGTCGTCAAAGTGACGACGTGACGTGATTGACACGTGATCAGGCAAGCGGTACCCATGCCTGACTCGAGGTGAACTATGCTCAAACACCACTTAATTACACCCGGCCCAACACCCGTCGATCCAGACGTACTACTCGCCATGGCGCGCCCGATGATTCATCATCGTGGCGCTGCCTTCAAAGAGATTTTTCAGGGCGTACGCGACGGGCTTCGGTGGCTATTTCAAACTCAATCCGATGTTTTGACGCTCTCTTGCACCGGCACCGGCGCATTCGAAGCGGCCATCATCAACTTCACTCGTCGAGAAGACACATTGGTGGCCATCGGAGGTGGGAAATTCGGCGAGCGGTGGGGCGAAATCGCTCAAGCTTATGGCATGAATGTCATCGCGATGAACGTGGAATGGGGCCAACACGCAACACCAGAGGCTCTTGCAAAGGTTCTGGAGGCGAACCCAGACGTCTCCATGGTTACACTCTGCGCGAGCGAAACATCTACCGGCGTTTATCACCCTGTGAAAGAACTCCTGGAGGTCGTTCGCGAAAAGACCAACGCCCTCATTGCTGTGGACGCCATCACAGCGCTCGGTGTGCACGAACTTCCCATGGATGAATGGGGCATCGACATCGTGGTCGCAGGCTCGCAGAAGGCCTTTAGCCTTCCGCCTGGTCTCGGATTTGTCGCCGTGTCTGAGAGGGCGTGGGAGCGCGCTGATGAGGCCGATCATCCCAGATACTATCTCGATCTTCGAAAGGAAAAGAAGGCTCAGTCAAAGAACCAAACCGCGTTTACAGCCGCGGTCTCCCTGGTGATTGGCTTAGAAGTAGTGTTGGGGAAGATGAGAGCCGAAGGGCTCGAAAACATGATTGCAAGGCACGCCATGCTCGCCAAAGCCACGCGCGAAGGGGTCGTTGCATTGGGCCTTGAAACTTTTGCGTCGCGGCCTGCGAATTCAGTGACCACCGTGCAAGTCCCGGGGCTCGACCCAAGTGTGTTGGTATCAAAAATGAAAGCCGACGGCGTGTTTATGGCGGGTGGACAGGACCATCTAAAGGACTCTACGTTCCGTATTGGTCACCTCGGCTTCTACGACGAATCCGATATTCTTACCGCACTTTGCGCACTCGAAAGGGCGCTTCAAAGTGTCGGCCATGATTTCATTCCGGGCAGTGGCGTGAGCGCCGCCCAAAAAGTATTTTTGGAAAATCCATGAGTTCAACAATTGTGATCGGCGCCCAATGGGGTGATGAAGGAAAGGGTAAGATCGTTGATATCTTCGCAGAAAAGGCTGACCTCGTGGTCCGATTCCAGGGCGGCAACAATGCAGGCCACACTCTGGTCATCGGAGACCAAAAGACCGTCCTACATCACATCCCAAGCGGTATCTTGAGACCCGAAGTTCAATGCATTTTGGCAGGAGGTGTCGTCGTCGATCCCGAAGTTTGCCTGCGTGAGATAAAGGCCCTGACCGAAAAAGGGGTCTTGAGTCGCGAAGGACAACTCGTCATCGGGGCGGAGTGCTCCGTTATCACGTCCTACCATCGCACCTTAGATGCCGCTCGCGAGGGTAGCCTGGAAGGCACCAAGATCGGTACGACGGGACGAGGAATCGGACCGTGTTATGAGGACCGAGTCGCGCGTCGCTCAATCTTTGTGCGCGATCTTCTCGACCGCAAAGGACTTGAGGCGAAACTCACCCAAAACCTTCACGAAAAGAACGTTCTGCTGTCCCATTACGGAGCACAAACGTTTTCAGTTGAGGAGCTTTTGGACGAGCTTCTTGCGTTTGGTGAAGCACTTAGACCCTACGTTGCCGATGCCAACGCGTTGGTCCGAAACGCCCTTCAAGATGGCAAAAAAGTTCTTTTTGAAGGCGCGCAGGGAACGCTCCTCGATGTCGGGCTCGGCACCTATCCGTACGTGACGAGCTCTCATACCGTCTCAGCCTCGGCCTGCGTGGGCGCGGGCATAAAGCCGCAGGCACTCACATCCATCTTTGGGATCACCAAGGCGTACTGCACGCGTGTGGGCGAGGGGCCATTCCCCACCGAGCTGCATGGGGATGTCGGAGAAGAATTGCGGAAGCTCGGCCACGAATTCGGAAGTACCACCGGACGACCTCGTCGCTGCGGGTGGCTCGACCTTGTGGGCCTCAAGTACGCAGCTGAGGTCAATGGTCTCACGTCCATCGCGATTACCAAGCTGGACGTGCTGAGCGGATTCGACCAACTCAAAGTCTGCACAGGTTACCTCGACAAGAACTCCCGGCCGATTTCGGAGCCTCCGCTCGACGCGAGAGAGCTAGAAGGGGTTTCTCCCGTCTACGAGGAGCTTGCTGGCTGGTCCGAGGACCTTACTCAATGCCGCACATGGGCGGACTTGCCAAAATCAGCACGGGATTACATTGAGTTTATAGAGGCCAAGGTGGGCGTTCCTGTAGACTTGATTTCTGTAGGCCCCGACCGTGAAGCCACGTTTTGGAGACACGCATGAGCGACGATGTGGAAGACGAAACATTGCACGAAGAGTCTTGGAGTGACCTCGAGAGAGAAGAAGCGTCGCGAATCCTAAAGGGCTTGGAAACGGTAATCCCAGGAATTTTACGACGTTCGATCATCTCGGGCCTAAGTGCAGCGGTGAGCGAAGATGGGCTTAGGTCGATCGTCAGCGATAAGAAAGACATTCCGAAGGACGCAGTCTCTTTCATCCTCTCTCAAGCCGATTCCACTCGAAAAGAACTCCTCCGAATCGTGTCTCGCGAGATACGGCTCTTTCTCGAAAACATGGACTTCGGGGGAGAGATCGCGAAGATCCTGACAACCCTCTCATTCGAGATTCGAACCGAAGTTCGCTTCATCCCCAATGAAGAAGCCGTCAAACCCAATATTCGCAATCGCGTAAAGGTCAAACGGGTTCGTGAAGACGGCAAGGAAGAGACAGTTTCGGAGTTCGAAGACAATCCGACAGACACTCCAAAGGGCGAGGCCACAAAGAATGAGTCGGCAACTAAGCCAGAACAAAAGACTCAGCGAAGATGGAGTCGAAAGAAAGGCTCCGAATAGTATTGTTCCAGCATCCAAGTTCTGAGATTCTGTTGGGCAGTCAGAATTCTGTGAAAAGTTAGTAATAAGGAAAATAATGAAAAAGCTATTGATTTTAGGTGCAAGCGTATTAGCTGGTTGTGGTCTCTTCGACGGAGAGGACCCTTTTGATATCGAATTCGACGAACAGGTGCCTGTTGCATTCAGGATCGACGCCGATAGATTCTGCCCGACCACGATTGATTGCACCGCAGCTGAAGGGCCAGCACCTGATCGTGTCGAATTGCCTCCAGTAGAGCTCGATATCGACATCGATATCTTGGCAGCCACTGGTAGCACCCAGCTGCGAGAGGTCTCGAGCAGATTGAAGTCCATCGAAGTGGACCGCGTTGAATACAAATATTTGAACAACACGCTCAACATCAAGACTCCAAACATCAAGCTCTACGTGGCGCCCGAGAACGCGAGTAGCCGCGGAAGCGGCGCAGAACTCGCCTCCGTCCCGCAGGCCGAGGCTGGAACGACTCCAAGCGGCACAGAAACCGTTCCCGACGATCAGAAAGATGCGGCGAGCGATATCCTCAAGACCCTCCAGATTTCGGTCATTCCCTACATGGAAGCTGAAGCGATCGAGCGTGGTCAGCCATCTCCTCCTAAAGGCGGAGCAGACATTGAAATGATCCTGCATCTCAAGGTTGTGGCTAACCCAACGGAACTGCTCTAGAAATCGAGTAGGGTTTTATGCTACACTGGAGCACATGAGAAGATTGAGGCCCGATGAAAGAGGTACGAATTTGAACTACTGGGAAAACCCAAAAATTTGGAACGCAATGGTGGCAACCAGCCGCACGCCAGAGGTGTTCCATTTTCGAGGTTTGGGTGAACCCACGCTCGTTCAATCATTTCGCAATCTCTCCGATAGCCTTAAAGGTGCATCGTTTCTCCCACTGGTTTTCGACGGCAACCATACCGAAGGCGCAGTCGAAGGGCTTCTTTCATCGGCACTTAAGAGTATCGAAGGTTTGAGAGAACTCGATGACTCGCTCATTGAGCTTGTGCATTTCTACCGCAACTTGAGTGCTCGCAACCAACGCCACTCCAACCAAGCGTTGGGTAAGTATCGTCTCGAGATTCTCTCCAATATACTCGCTGCGATTTCTCGCCGTAGACCACTTGCGATTTTTGCAGTCAACCTCGATGGGGGCCAGCCGAGCGACCTCGAAGCACTGGCGCATATCGCTGAGTTTGTGTTCGGCGATCCGCTCAGAGACCTTGCGCCCGAAGCATCGACCACAGGTGTGTACGGGTTTCTGGCCTATGTAGATAGCGCCCATGCTCCGACTTGGGCAAAAGACCTCGACGCGAGCGAGGATCGCAAGGGCGAGGCGCTCGAGATACTCTCGGCACCTGGT
This Microvenator marinus DNA region includes the following protein-coding sequences:
- a CDS encoding Stp1/IreP family PP2C-type Ser/Thr phosphatase; the protein is MKLVCAGMTDVGTTREHNEDDFYLSEGEEALCVVADGMGGHRSGEVASAMAIKAIVEFYRETTVDGKGDARLNDGEDERSLDEYRLVKAIRQANKAVFQAASESELYRGMGTTVVSSYFIEGGVYFAHIGDSRAYRYRNGKLEQQTEDHSLANEYVRMGILKADDVEHFPYKNVITRACGLTDEVEVDVVFREVEPGDLYLLCSDGLTDMITDSALQEMLKDHSDLEKLAKILVDQANENGGADNITLILAKVEE
- a CDS encoding pyridoxal-phosphate-dependent aminotransferase family protein; protein product: MLKHHLITPGPTPVDPDVLLAMARPMIHHRGAAFKEIFQGVRDGLRWLFQTQSDVLTLSCTGTGAFEAAIINFTRREDTLVAIGGGKFGERWGEIAQAYGMNVIAMNVEWGQHATPEALAKVLEANPDVSMVTLCASETSTGVYHPVKELLEVVREKTNALIAVDAITALGVHELPMDEWGIDIVVAGSQKAFSLPPGLGFVAVSERAWERADEADHPRYYLDLRKEKKAQSKNQTAFTAAVSLVIGLEVVLGKMRAEGLENMIARHAMLAKATREGVVALGLETFASRPANSVTTVQVPGLDPSVLVSKMKADGVFMAGGQDHLKDSTFRIGHLGFYDESDILTALCALERALQSVGHDFIPGSGVSAAQKVFLENP
- a CDS encoding DNA-processing protein DprA, producing METINVWDWLLWKHKKWDGAADAEERARELGLCPDELEEELEKLPSDARIVSSDGPEYPDSLRDLTNPPRYIYVRGQIPPANALAFIGTRRATRWDEELIRGFVGELVARGHHVLSGGAFGVDIWSHQAALQAGSPTTIVVPGGLDHMSPKRHLPEFEAALEGGGGILSLQPLGTQPFKSLYAPRNALLAALSSGVVVLRSGETGGTMITVEIAKRIGRPVYALPGDPRDDTCRGCLKLVKTGAAQLIWEPAHLSAHEPSSTKGSLIDLLRTTESLHTAFEQSTLEWHQFEEQVFELEIRGQIKRLGDVVKVTT
- a CDS encoding adenylosuccinate synthase, which translates into the protein MSSTIVIGAQWGDEGKGKIVDIFAEKADLVVRFQGGNNAGHTLVIGDQKTVLHHIPSGILRPEVQCILAGGVVVDPEVCLREIKALTEKGVLSREGQLVIGAECSVITSYHRTLDAAREGSLEGTKIGTTGRGIGPCYEDRVARRSIFVRDLLDRKGLEAKLTQNLHEKNVLLSHYGAQTFSVEELLDELLAFGEALRPYVADANALVRNALQDGKKVLFEGAQGTLLDVGLGTYPYVTSSHTVSASACVGAGIKPQALTSIFGITKAYCTRVGEGPFPTELHGDVGEELRKLGHEFGSTTGRPRRCGWLDLVGLKYAAEVNGLTSIAITKLDVLSGFDQLKVCTGYLDKNSRPISEPPLDARELEGVSPVYEELAGWSEDLTQCRTWADLPKSARDYIEFIEAKVGVPVDLISVGPDREATFWRHA